Genomic DNA from Catellatospora sp. TT07R-123:
CCGAGCTGCGCGCGGTCGCCGAACTGCTCGACCTGCCCATCACCGTCGTCTGAGCGGGTGCCGGAGAAGGGCCGGCCGCTGTGGGGCCGGCCCTCTCGTGCTCGGCGGTCAGGACGGGTTGACTCTGTCCCAGTGGGCGATCGCTTCGGCGGGGTCCGGGCTCACCAGGCGTTCCAGGCCAGCGGTCGTGATCTTCGCCCACCTGCCGGCCCGCGCCCACATCTGCTCCTCGAAGGCGCGGACGGCGTCGTCCAGCTCGCCGGAGCCGAGCATGGCGACGGTCTCGGCGAGTTCGGCGCCTTCCAGCATCGCGAGGTTCGCGCCCGCCCCCAGCGGCGGCATCAGATGGGCGGCGTCGCCCAGCAGCGTCACGCCGGGGACGTGGGTCCAGGTGTGGGACACGGGCAGGACGTAGACAGGGCGGTGGACGAAGGCGGTCCCGTGGCGGAGTAGGTCGAGGACGGGCGTGGCCCAGCCGTCGAACAGGGCCAGCAGGTTCGATCGCACGGCTTCGTCGTCGGCCAGGTCCAGGTTCCGGTGCCATTCCAGGGGTGCGCGGAACCGGGCGTTGACCTTGATGTGACCGCCGCTGTTGCGCTGGGCGACGACGGCTCGGTTCACGCCGTACACGGCCATGGAACCGTCGCCGATCAGCCGGGCGAGGTCGGGGTGGCGGGTGTCGACGTCGTCGAGGGAGGTCTCGACCGAGGTGACGCCGGTGTACTGCGGCGTCGCCGGAGACACCGCGGGGCGGGTCCGGGACCAGGCGCCGTCCGCGCCGACGACGAAGTCGAACGTCTCCTGCCGCCCGTCCGCGAAATGGACCAGTACGCCGTCGCGGGTGCCCGGCACCACCTGTGCCACGCCCCGGCCCCACTGGACGTCGAGCGGGCCGGTCAGCAGGTCACGCAGCTGCCTGCGGTCTATCTCGGGATTGGCCAGTTCGTCCGGTCGGGGTCGCCAGTCGCGCAGGACGGTCCCGTCCGGGTCCAGGATGCGCATGGCCTGCCCTTCGGGGCGGGACAGCGCCTGGAACCCGTCCCGCAGCCCCGCCTTGTCCAGCGCGAGCTGGCCCAGCCCTTCGTGCAGGTCCAGCGTGCCGCCCGGGGGGCGGGCGTCGGGGGCGGCATCGCGTTCGAGGACGGTGACGGGATGGCCGTGGCGGTGCAGCACCCGGGCGAAGGTCAGGCCGCCGGGGCCGCCCCCGACCACCGCAATGCGATGTCTCATACCGATACAGTGCCACGGGCCGCTTCCGCTCACCGTGAGCGTGACCCCGGCGAACTGCTGCAAGCGGCCGAGCGGCCGTTGACTACGGGCGGTATAACAGCGGGATGCATGCGCTGTTCAGCAGGACCCCGATCTGGCTGCTCTCTCTGGCCGTGGTCATCTACGCTCTGCCGCCGGTGGCCATCTTCCTTACCCAGGGCCGGGTCTCGGCTGCTTTTCTCGTGGTCCTGGGCATGGTGTTCTCAGCTGGGCTCGGATCGCGGATCGCACTGCGCGGCGCAGGTGCTCCCCGGAACGAGTCGCCGTAGCCGATCTGACGGCCGACGGTGCTGCTCCCGTCACCGTGGTCTGACCGCCCAGGCCCCGCCATCGGCATGTTTCGCACGCGGCCCGGTGGCATGCCGATCCGGCATGCCACCGGCCGTTCAACTGGCCCGCAGGGCCGGTGGGTATGGCTGTTGCGCCGGCCCCAGTGTCCGGCAGTGCCGCCTCAGCCGCACACCCGCCACTGCCCGTCCTCCTTGAGCAACGGGAAGCTCTGCGTCATGACGGCTCCCGTCTCAGCCTGAGTGATGCGCATGGTGATGACCGCGCTGGTGGTGGTGTTCATCGTCTTGACACTGGTGCCGATCACCTCGTACTTGCTGATCTTCAGCTGCGCCGCCTGGATCCGGGTGTACTCCGCCTCCGAGGTCTCGGTCCGGACCTTGTCGCACAGCCGCCCGTACGCGCCGTGGTAATCCCCCGCCGTGACGTCCTGGATGTAGCCGACCGCAGCGTCGCGGGCCGGGGCGGTCGCCTCCTCGACGCCGCGGAACAGCAGCGCCCCGCCCGCGATGACGCCGCCGCAGCAGAGCGCCAGGACGATGGCGACGACGACGAGGATGCGTTTGACATTGCTCTTCGCCGGGGGCGGCGGTGGCGGTACGAAAGTCATGGCGCCAATATGAACGATCAACGCAAGGCCTCACGGCTGGTGCGCGGAACAACGTCGGTCCGGTGCTCGCCTCAGCCGATTTCGACGCCACGGTGACGTCGCTGCACGACCTGCTCAACTCGGCGAGAGCCGCCGCCGATCATTCGCCGTAACCGACTCGACGCCTGACGATGAAAGTGAAGGTCCGATGACCGGTAAGCGGCCATCGGACCTTCGGGGTGAGGCTGGTCAGGCGGGTGCGGTGAAGGTGTAGCTGCCCGAGGGCAGGTAGTAGGACGCCGCGCCGGAGCCGTACCCGAAGGGCACCGCCTGCGCCGGGGCGCTCACCACGGCTGCCGAGGTCGCCGGGACCTTGACCAGCGCCGTCACCCCGGCGGGCACTGTGACCCGGAGGGTGAACGTCCCGCCGCTGCTGGTCCAGTCGCTGACCGCCTGGCCGTACGGCGTCTCGTACGCCGACTTCGCCGAGCTGAGCCCGCCGCCGGGACGCGGAGCCACCAGCAGCGACTGGTATCCCGGGCTCGCCGGGCCGAGCCCGCCGACCTGCCGGTAGAGGAAGTCGCCGGCCGACCCGAGCCCGTAGTGGTTGAACGAGTTCATCCCGACGTCCTGGAAGCTGCCGTCGGTGCGGATGCCGTCCCAGCGCTCCCAGATCGTGGTCGCGCCCCGGCTGAGCATGTAGCCCCAGCCGGGATACGAGGTCTGGAGCAGGATCTGGTACGCGATGTCGGCCCGGCCGTTGTCGGCCAGCACCGGCAGCAGGTTCTCCACGCCGAGGAAGCCGACGGTCAGGTGCCCGCCGGACGCGGCCACCTTCGCCACCAGCTTGTTCACGGCCGGAGCGACCAGGTTCGACGGGAGCAGCCCGAAGGCCAGCGCGAGCACGTACCCGGTCTGGGTGTTGCCCGACACGGTGCCGTCGCCGGCGACGAACCGGCTGGTGAACGCCGCGGCGACCTGATCGGCCAGGGTGCCGTAGCTCGACGCCTCCGCCGTGTGCCCGGTCGCGGCCGCCATCTGCGACACCATCCGCGCCGAGTGGGCGAAGAACGCCGTCGAGATGACGTTGCGGGCGGTGTCGTCGTTGACGTTGAGCCAGTCGCCGTAGCCGCCCTGGTCCCGGATCAGGTCCGCGGCGGCCGTGCTGCGCAGGTAGTCCACCCAGCGCGTCATGGCCGTGAAGTGGTCGTCGATGACCTTCGTGTCACCGAAGCGCTGCCACATGGTGTAGGGCACGATCACTCCGGCGTCGCCCCAACCGGCGGTCCCGGCACCGCAGCACACGTACGGCGCGGTGTCGGTGAACGCGCCGTTGGACTGCTGCGCGTCGGTCAGATCGTCGGCGAACTTGTCCAGGAACCCGGTCACGTCCACGTTGAACGTCGAGGTGGCCGCGAAGCTGGCGATGTCACCGGTCCAGCCGAGGCGCTCGTCCCGGTTGGGGCAGTCGGTGGGGATGGACAGCATGTTGGACCGCTGCCCCCATACGATCGCGCTCTGCATCTGGTTGATCAGGCTGCTGGAGGTCGTCAGCGTGCCCAGGGCCACGCCGGACGTCCACGCGGCCTGGCCGGTGATCGCCTGCGCGGTCGGCGTGCCGGGGAATCCGGTCACCTCGACATACCGGTACCCGTGCACGGTGAACCGGGGCTCGAAGATCTCCTCGCCGCCCGTGCCGGCCAGGGTGAACCGGTCCGTGGCCAGGCCCGGGACCCGCAGGTTCGCGGTGTAGAGCGTGCCGTCGGCGTTGAGGACCTCACCGTGGCGCAGCGTCACGGTGGTCCCGGCCGGGCCGGTCACCCGCAGCCGGTCCCACCCGGCGTAGTTCTGGCCGAGGTCGAAGATCCACACTCCGGGCTGCGGCTGGGTCACCGAGACCGGGGTGAGCTGGCGCTGCACGGTCACGCCGGGGTCCACCTGGGACACCAGCGCGGGCAGGGTGCCCGAGCGTACGGCCACCGCCGTCCAGGCCGCGTCGTCGTATCCGGCCGCGTCCCAGCCGGAGATCACCTTGCGGGCGTCGTACTGCTCGCCCATGTACAGGTCGTCGGCGGTGATCGGGCTCTGCGCGTACTTCCAGCTGCCGTCGGTGGTCACGGTGGTGCTGGTGCCGTCGGTGAAGGTCAGCAGCAGCTTCGCCGAATACCACGGCTGGGTGCCGTAGCGCTGCGATCCGGCCATGCCGATGCTGCCGGAGTACCAGCCGTCGCCGAGCCAGGCGCCGAGCGCGTTCGTGCCCTGCACGATCTGCCCGGTCACGTCGTACACCTTGTACTGGAGGCGCTTGTTGTAGTCGGTCCAGCCCGGCGCGAGCACGTCGGTGCCGACCTTCGCCCCGTTGAGGCGGGTCTCGTGCAGGCCCAGGGCGGTGGTGAGCAGCCGGGCCGACGCCACGGGCTTGCCGACCGTGAACGACTTGCGCAGCAGGGGCGCGCCGCGGCGTACCACGACGTTGGCGCCCCACGGCCCGGTGCCGTACGCGGTCAGCGCGCGGGCGGCCACCCAGCCGCTGTCGTTGAACCCGGCCTGCTGCCAGCCCGACGGGTTGGTCTGGGACGCCTTCCACGACACGTCGGTGTTGATCGTCGAGACGCCCGGGATGGTCAGCTGGGCGATGACGGCGGTCGGCGACTGCGTGGTGTTCTGGCTGGAGATCGCGATGGCGTTCGTGCCCGTGGTCAGGCGGCCGGCCAGGTCGATCACCGCCGCCTGCTTCCACGAGTCGGTGACCCGCGCCGAGGTGCTGACCTGCACCCCGTTGACCCACACGTCGGCGGTGTCGTCGCCGGTCACCACGAGCGTGCCGCCGGAGGGGACCGAGGACAGGCTGAACGTCCGGCGGAAGTAGCGGGTCATGGGCGGCAGCCCCGCGATCGGGTCGCCCTCGGGGTACCAGATCCAGGTCGAGCCGTTCAGCCCCACCGCGGAACCGGGCTGCCCGACGAACGCGGCCTGCCATTCCGAAGCCGAGTTGAGCAGGCCGGTCTCGAACGTCTGGGTGCCGCTCCACGGGCCGACGCGGCCCTGGGCGTCCCACACGCGCACCCGCCAGAAGTAGCCGCGCATCGAGGCCAGCGCCGGTCCGCCGTACTGGACGTCGACGGACTTCACGCTGGCCACCCGGCCGCTGTCCCAGACGTCGCCGGTGTTCGCCCCGGCCAGCGCGGCGGTGCTCGCGACGATGACCTGGTAGGCACCCTGGCGCTGCTGGATTGTCGACGCGCCGAGCTTCCAGCCCAGGCGGGGTTTGGCCGCGTCCACGCCGAGGGGGTTGGCGCGGCGCTCCACGGTCGCACCGGCCACGCTCAGCGGCGAACCGGCCGCGGTGTCCGGACCGAGCACGTTGGAGTTCCACGGGCCCATGCCGTAGGCGCCCAGGTCAGCGGCGGCGGGCCAGCCGCTGTCGCTGAAACCCGGCTGCTCCCAGCCGGCGGCCGGGCTCTGCGAGGCCTTCCACGACCCGTCGGTCGTGAAGTCCACCGTGGTGGAGCCGGTGACGTGCACCCGGCCGATCATTCCGGCCGGTCCGGCCGCGGTGTTGCGGGCCACCACCGCGAGGGTGTTGGCGGCGCCGGGACGCAGCGCGGCCTGCAGGTCGATGTAGAGCGCCTGCTTCCACGAGTCGGTCATGCGGGGTGACCCGGCCAGCGGGATCCCGTTGAGCCACGCGTCGACCGTGTCGTCGCCGGTGATGACCAGCTGGGCGTCGCTGATGCCGCCCGACGGTGCCGTGAAGACCTTCCGGAAGTAGCGGTCGGCGGCGGGCGCGCTGCTCGCGGGGGATCCTTCGGGATACCAGATCCAGTGGGCGCCCGAGACGCTCACGGGGGTTGCGGCTTGGGCGGGGACGGTCCAGGCGACGACGGCGGTGGAGATCGCGACGAAGGCGGCCGTCACGGCCGCACACCATCGCCAGTGCCGTTTCATCATCAGATGCGGCATACCTACTCCTGAGGGCGACAGGACCCGGATACGGCATGCGCGAGGCTTGGGACGGCCAGATGGCATATCCGGGCATTGAAACGTTTCACTGGGTTGCCAGTGCAGCAACCGTAGATGCCGCCCCCATGGGAGTCAATACCTTCGATCTGCCGACATTTCGCAGCGCCGATGGCACCGGCAGGCGCGCGAAACCGGTGGACCGGAGCCGCCGCGGGCCGCTAACGTGCCGCTCAGCCATCTCATCGAGCTGAGGACCGTCCGTTGTACCTCCTTTGAGACCCACCGAGCGCTGAACCTGTCGCGCGTCGCGCCTGTGCGCCGCGTGCCTTCCTGCTGTGGACTTCTCATTGGAATGGGTGTATCTCCATGCTCGAAAACCGGGCAGCCGTGCCTGCCTGCCTGCCACCGGTCCTTCGCCGTCGCCACCTCTGCGCGTCCGAGCGCGTGCGGGAAGACGGCACCTTCCGCGTCGACGTCGACGCCGGGCTCCTCGACGCCTGGCTCCTCACGCTCTGCACCCGCCGCGACGACCCGGCGAAGCCCACCGTCCTGGAGCGGATGACGGTACGGCTCCGCACGACCCGGGGCGCCGGACCGGCCGCCCGACGCCTCCGGCCGGACAGCCGCGCGGCTTGCGGATCGGGTCGGGCGACGCCCCACGCGCATCGCCTCGGACTGCGCGGCCTGACGCGGCGACACCGGCGGATCGGCCCGCTGTGACCGGCAGGTGATCGGCATCCGCTTGGTGGTGGCGCCCACGTCTCCGTCCAAGGTGGCCTGAATACCGCGGTTCCCGGTGATCACAATCTGATCACCGGGAACCGCGCCGTGCATGCGGCGACGCTGTCCGGCATGCCCTGGTCCGGTGACACCCGGGCGCAGGCGAGCGGGCGGCCGCGTTCGCTCAGTCCTGAGGTCGGACCATGCCGGGCGCGGTGGCGATCAGTACGTGGGCCGCCGCGGTCCAGCCCAGTGCGGTGTAGAGCCGCTGGCCGTCCTCGCTGGCGATGAGCAGGCCCGATCCGATCCCCTGCCGCAGCGCGCCGTCGGCGAGTGCGCTCATCACGGCGTTGGCGAGGCCGCGCCGCCGATGGTCGGGCCAGGTGAGGATGCGGTCGATGACGGCGCCGTCCCGGGTCAGGCCGACCGCTCCGCGAGCGGCGACCTCCGCGGCCGGATCGCGGACCTCGACGTAGAGCCCCGAGGCGGAAGGTTCGAGATGCAGCCGGTACGGCGCGGGCACGTCGTGGTGCGCCTGGGCGCGCAGGTCTGCCGTCATCAGCTGCTCGTTGCGTTTGAGCAGCGTGAGCCCGTGGTCCTGGAGCAGCGATGCGGTCTGCTCGGGGCGGGTGGTGGGCACGGTCAGCCACGTCGTCTGGGCGGTGTCGGCGACCCGGGCGGCGAGTCTGGCGACCGAGGCGGGGTCGTGGTCGGCGTGCCGGGCGAAGATCTCGATGTCGCGTCCCGGCTGGTGGCACAGGACCCGCCATCCGTCCCCGAGGTCCTCGGGTGCGGGCAGGGACCGGGCGGCCACCCAGCCGTGCACCCATCTGGTCGTCAGGTCGCTCAGTTCCTCCATCCGTCCAGTAGATCTTGAGAAGGTGCCGGGCGCCTCCGGGGCATCGACAACTGTGCGCCAGGTCACGCCGCGCGGTGATCGCGGGCTGTCAGCGGAGCAGGTCCAGGTCCGGTCCGAACAGCCTTCGGCCAGGTTGTCCGGCTGATAGTTTCGGTCTGCGGGCGTTCCGCTGGATCGGGGTCGTCGCCAATGAAGATCAAGTCACCGGTCATCACACTGGCCGTCGGCGCATTGATCGCGCTCATCATCTCCATTCTGAGCGTCATGGTGCACCACGCGGGTGACAACTACGGGCTGGTGGTGACGCGGTGAGCCAGGCGCCGGCCCGGAACAGCGCGCGACTGCTGCTCCCCCTGCTCATCGGCGCCCTGGTCTCCGTCGCACTCGGCGTCTACGGCGCCAACCACCGGGGCGCGAGCGTCGTCTTCCGGGTGAGCGGCTTCGAGCACCTCATCGTCGTCAAGAGCTGGCTCGCCACCGTCGTCACGGTCTTCGCACTGGTCCAGCTGGTGTCGGCGCTCGCCATGTACGGCAGGATCCGTGCGATCACACCCGCGCCCTGGATCAGCACCGTCCACCGCTGGTCCGGCCGGATCGCGTTCTTCGCCGCCGTGCCGATCGGAGTCTTCTGCCTGTACGGGATCGGGTTCCAGCACTACGACACCCGCGTGCTGCTGCACTCGCTGCTCGGCTGCCTGTTCTTCGGCGTGTTCACCGTCAAGATGCTCGTCCTGACCAGGCCGGGGCTGGCCGGCTGGGTCCTTCCGGCAGTGGGCGGGACCGTGTTCACCGTCCTGGTGGCGACGATCCTCACGTCAGCGGCCTGGTACTTCTCCACCCGTTGAGCCGCCCGGCGGCCGGACACGCAGCGTGCCCGATGCCCCCGAGCGGCAGCAGCCTCACGTCAGCCGGACCGGCAGGTGGACGGGGCCGTGCATGATCAGGCCCGGCCGCCACCGCAGCTCCTCCAGCGGCACGGCGGCATGGAGCGCGGGGAAGCGGCGCAGCAGCGCACCGACGGCCACCTGCGCCTCCAGCCGGGCGACCGGCGCACCCAGGCAGAAGTGGATGCCGTGGCCGAACGCGACGTGGCCGTCAGCGTCAGGACGGTGCGGATCGAACTCGCCCGCGGCCGCGAACGACCCGCCGTCGCGGTTGGCCGACATCAACGAGAGCACCACGATCTCCCCCGCCGGGATCGTCACGTCTCCGAAGGTCACCGGCTCGACCGCCAGCCGCAGGGTCGCGTTCTTCACCGGGCTCTCATACCGCAGGGTCTCCTCGATCACCGCCGGCAGCAGCGACTCGTCGGCCCGCAGCGCCGCCGCCAGCTCCGGCCGCTGCAACAGCACGTAGATCGCGTTGCCGATCAGGTTCACCGTGGTCTCGTGCCCGGCGAGCAGCAGCACGAACACCAGCGAGCTGAGCTCGTCGGCGCTCAGCCGGTCACCGGCGTCGCTGGCCTCGATCAGGCTGCTCAGCAGCGCGTCGTCCGGTTCGGCCCGCTTGCGCTCCAGCAGCTGCGCGACATACCCCGCGGCCGCCCTCGCCGCCGCGTTCGTCTCCTCGGGCGGGACCGCGGCGCCCGCGACCATCGTGTTGGTCCAGCCGCGGAAGGTGTCGCGGTCCACGTCGGGCAGTCCGATCAGTTCGCAGATCACCTGGAACGGCAGCGGGAACGCGAAGTCGTCGATGAGGTCGGCCTCGTCCCTGCCGTCCAGGCGGTCGAGCAGGTCGCGGGTGAGCTGCTCGACGCGGGGACGCAGCCCTTCGATCCGCCGCGCGGTGAACGACCTCGACACCAGCCGCCGCAGCCGGGTGTGCTCCGGCGGGTCGGCGTTGAGCATGTGGGTGCTCGTCGCGGCCTGGACCTCGGGCGGCAGCGGCAGGCTGCCGGTGAGCCGCACCTCCTTCAGGGCCGCCTTCGACAGGCGCGGATCGTTGAGCGCGCGCTTCACGTCCGCGTACCGGGTGACCAGCCAGCCGGTCTTGGTGGGGCCGAGCGGGATCCGGTGGGCCGGAGCGGCGGCGCGCAGCTGGCCGAGCATCTCATGTGGATCGCCGGTGAGGCCGTCGGCCGTCGCTGTCATTCGGCGAGTCTGGCACAACCGCACGCAGGCCATAAGTGTCCACAAAGGCAGGCCGAGAAGCGGGCCGGGGGATCTGCCGGCGTCATCCGCGCTGCCTGCGGCCGCACCCGTCCCCGGCCGCTGACCGCGGCCCCGCGGGGTCGCATGCGGCGGCCGGGACGGGCGGCGGGACACCTCAGGAGTTGAACAGTCGCCACTGCCCCTCGGAGACGACTTCGACGTCTGCGCCGGTCACCTTGATGGCGGTCTGGTTGTCGATCGCGTACGCCCGCATCGGCATCGCGGCGGCCCACTTCTCGGCGTTGGCCATGGAGTTGGAGGTCATCCCGGGATAGTCCAGGTGCGGGAAGATCGCGAAATCGACCATGCCGAGCGTCTGGTCGCCGCCGTCGGGCGGGCTCCAGCGGACGAAGTCCTCGCCGATGCGGGGGGTCATCACCATGCTGCCCGCGCTGAGCCCCACGTAGACGGTGTCGCTGAGCGTGGGCAGCAGGCCGGCCAGGCCGGACTCGCGCATCCAGTAGGCCAGGAACATGGGATCACCGCCCTCGACCAGCAGGGCGTCGGCCTCCTCGACCAGCGGGACCCAGCGCTGCTCGCCGATGCTCGGCAGCGCGGTGAGCTCCAGCAGGCCGAGCGACTTCCAGCCCAGCTGGGCCATGGGCGCCCTGTCCTCCTGCCCGCTGACCACCCGGTATGCCTGGACGGCACCGCCCTGCTGGGCGTGCAGCGCGGTAGGGACGATCAGCGCGGTGGACTCTTCGATCGGCTTGCCCAGCAGGTCGACGAGCGCGTCGCGGATGCTCCTGTTCTGGATGCCCGAGTCGGTAAGGAGAAGCTTCATCACGTCCCTTTCCTGGTGATCTCATCAAGGTGACCGGAGGCTATCTCCCACTCCCGACAATCCACCGCCGCCGCCCGGATACGAGCCGTGTCGCCAGAGGTCCGGCTCACCACCCCTAGGCATCCTAGGAACCTAGCTGCGGAGACAACGGCGACTCGCCGTCATCTGCTGCCGGGCGGGCCTGCGGACACGGCGCATGCCGCGGTGCCGCCCGGCAGCCGGTGACGGTTGCGGGCGATCCACCGGTAGACCACCGCCGCCGGATATCGCAGCGGAACCGTCCCGAGCAGGCGTCCCACCAGGCGGTATCTCCATTCGGGCTGATACCGGAACAGTTGGGCGAACGCTTGCACGCCGGAGACCGAACCGCCGTCCGGGAAGATCCACTGAACGGCCGTGTCCGCGTCCGCGCGTGTCAGGCCCAGGGCCGACAGGTCCAGCACCTGCCACGGACGCGCGTCGGGCCAGGCCGACAGGATCGACCGCAGCCAGAGCACACTGCGGGTGCAGAAGCCGCAGTCCCCGTCGTACACCAGCAGCGGCATCGCGGGTTCCGGCATGGGTTCCGCCCCCTTCATGCCGACACCCGAGCAGGCGTCGGCATGGCCGGCGTCAGCAGCCGGGCGAGTGTCGAGAGTCCACGGCGCAGCGCGGGCTCGGTGAGATGGCCGTACCCGAGGACCAGTGCCGAACGCACGGGCGCGGCCGAGAAGTGGTACGGGTTCAAGGTCGACACCCGTACACCCTGGTCGCGTAGTGCTGCCGCGATCCGCCCGGCATCCATCCCGGGCAGCGGCAGCAGCGCGGTCCCCGCCGCACCGGCGATGAGCGGACGTAACGGCGCGGCCGCGGCAGCCTGTGCGACCATCACCCTGCGCCGCTGCTCGTCGATCAGACTGAGCCGGTGCATCAGCCGTTCGACCGTGCCGTCGGACAGCAGGCGCGCCATCGCGAGCTGGGAGACGTACGGCGGCGCAACGGCCTGGTCCCGGATCCGTCGGCCCACCGCCGCGGCCAGCCGGCTGGGCACGATCGCGTAGCCGATCTGCAGCGCCGGCGTGAGCACCTCGCAGAAGTCACCGACCAGCACCGACCGCGCAGGTCCGGTGAGCGACAGCAGCTTGGGCAGCTGGCCGGCGGCCGGCGACGGATGCCGGTCGCCGGCGATCTCGATCAGCGTCCCGCCGGTCCGGTCGGCCCACTGGGCCGCCTGTGCCCGGCGGTCGGCCGACAGGACCCCGCCGAAGGGCAGGTGCGCGCCGGGGCTGAGCACCATCGCCCGGCAGCTGCCGGGCACCTGGTCCAGGCAGGCGCCCCGGTCGTCGACCGTCATCGCCACCGGCCGGCCGCTGCCGTCCGCGGCCGCCCGCCACAGGGTCGGCGGGGCCGGTTCCTCGACCGCCGCCCGGGGACCGCACGCGTCCAGCGCCTCCAGTACGGCGCGCAGCGCATGCGCCCGGCAGGCGGCGACCACGACCTCGCGCCCGGTCAGGGACACTCCGTGGTTGCGTTGGACGTGCTCAGCGATCGCATGCCGCAGCTCGGGCAGGCCGAGTTGCGGCATGGCGGTCGTCGGCGGCGTCCGGAAGCTGGCCGACCGCCACGCCCTGCGCCAGGCGGCCAGCGGAAACGCTTCACCGGCGGCCTGCCCGGGCCGCAGGTCGACCTCGGCAGCGCGGGGTTCGCGCGGGAGCCGGGAGGCGGCACCGGCACCGGTGGCAGCCGCCACGTATGTGCCCGACCCGCGCAGGCTGTGCAGGTAGCCGCGCTGGGCCAGCAGGTCGTACGCCTCGGCGGTCACTCCCCGGGAGACGCCCAACGCCGCCGCCAGCGTCCGGGTCGACGGCATCCGCACCCCGTGCGGGAACAGGCCGTCGTCCACCGCGGCGCCGACCTGCTCGGCGATCTGTTCCCGCAGTGGTCGGGTCACATTGCGGTCGAGCGTCACGGCGACCGTCAAAGGCTGTCGATAAGGCACGGCACAGATCTACGCAGGCTCGCCTGTGGTGCGGTCGTGCTCCGGTTGTGCTCAGGTTGTGGCCCAGGTCGACGGCCGTCGGAGGTGCGGACAGGGCCACTGCGGCGGCGAAGGCGGCGTCCAGTGGCCCTGTCCGCGGCGCTCGGACTTCCACACGCTTGCTGTCGACCGGCCCGACGGGGGCCGGTCGGCAGAAGAAGGGTGGGAGTGGAGTGGGAATACTCGGCTCGCTACGCAGGCATTGGAAGGTGGGGGCGGCCGGACTGGCCGTGGCCGCGCTGGTGGGCTTCGTCCAGCCGGGGACGGGCAATGCCGGTGACCGGTCGGGGGTGCCGGTGTTCAAGCCGGCGGACCTGGCGGTCGCGGTGCTGTTCAACGACGGGCCCGCGGCCGGGTACCTGTCGTCGCTGAACCGTCCCCGGCCCGAGCGCACCGATGTGCTGCTCAAGAGCGAGGCGGCGGTGGCGGAGGCGGTCGCGGGCTGGCGTGCGGGGAGCTCCTTCGCCGAGCAGATCCAGAGCGGCGACCCGGTCAAGGTCCAGGACGCGCTGCGTCAGCTCGCCGTCCTCGCCAAGGACGTGCTGGAGAAGCTGTACGGCAAGGACCTGATCCTCCAGGCCGTGGACAGGGTCATCGACGGCATCAGCAAGCAGCACCTGATCACGGCGATCACGCTCGACAGCGAGCTGTCCCTGTACAACGGCGACATCCTGTGGATCGACAACGACGTCGCGCTGTACGTGGAGGTCGCCGCAGCCGCCTTCGCCGTCGTCTTCGCGGCCATCGTCTGGCCCGCCGAACCGGGTGCGGCGAAGGTGCTGGACCTGGTCC
This window encodes:
- a CDS encoding NAD(P)/FAD-dependent oxidoreductase; this translates as MRHRIAVVGGGPGGLTFARVLHRHGHPVTVLERDAAPDARPPGGTLDLHEGLGQLALDKAGLRDGFQALSRPEGQAMRILDPDGTVLRDWRPRPDELANPEIDRRQLRDLLTGPLDVQWGRGVAQVVPGTRDGVLVHFADGRQETFDFVVGADGAWSRTRPAVSPATPQYTGVTSVETSLDDVDTRHPDLARLIGDGSMAVYGVNRAVVAQRNSGGHIKVNARFRAPLEWHRNLDLADDEAVRSNLLALFDGWATPVLDLLRHGTAFVHRPVYVLPVSHTWTHVPGVTLLGDAAHLMPPLGAGANLAMLEGAELAETVAMLGSGELDDAVRAFEEQMWARAGRWAKITTAGLERLVSPDPAEAIAHWDRVNPS
- a CDS encoding DUF4878 domain-containing protein codes for the protein MTFVPPPPPPAKSNVKRILVVVAIVLALCCGGVIAGGALLFRGVEEATAPARDAAVGYIQDVTAGDYHGAYGRLCDKVRTETSEAEYTRIQAAQLKISKYEVIGTSVKTMNTTTSAVITMRITQAETGAVMTQSFPLLKEDGQWRVCG
- a CDS encoding alpha-L-rhamnosidase, with protein sequence MTAAFVAISTAVVAWTVPAQAATPVSVSGAHWIWYPEGSPASSAPAADRYFRKVFTAPSGGISDAQLVITGDDTVDAWLNGIPLAGSPRMTDSWKQALYIDLQAALRPGAANTLAVVARNTAAGPAGMIGRVHVTGSTTVDFTTDGSWKASQSPAAGWEQPGFSDSGWPAAADLGAYGMGPWNSNVLGPDTAAGSPLSVAGATVERRANPLGVDAAKPRLGWKLGASTIQQRQGAYQVIVASTAALAGANTGDVWDSGRVASVKSVDVQYGGPALASMRGYFWRVRVWDAQGRVGPWSGTQTFETGLLNSASEWQAAFVGQPGSAVGLNGSTWIWYPEGDPIAGLPPMTRYFRRTFSLSSVPSGGTLVVTGDDTADVWVNGVQVSTSARVTDSWKQAAVIDLAGRLTTGTNAIAISSQNTTQSPTAVIAQLTIPGVSTINTDVSWKASQTNPSGWQQAGFNDSGWVAARALTAYGTGPWGANVVVRRGAPLLRKSFTVGKPVASARLLTTALGLHETRLNGAKVGTDVLAPGWTDYNKRLQYKVYDVTGQIVQGTNALGAWLGDGWYSGSIGMAGSQRYGTQPWYSAKLLLTFTDGTSTTVTTDGSWKYAQSPITADDLYMGEQYDARKVISGWDAAGYDDAAWTAVAVRSGTLPALVSQVDPGVTVQRQLTPVSVTQPQPGVWIFDLGQNYAGWDRLRVTGPAGTTVTLRHGEVLNADGTLYTANLRVPGLATDRFTLAGTGGEEIFEPRFTVHGYRYVEVTGFPGTPTAQAITGQAAWTSGVALGTLTTSSSLINQMQSAIVWGQRSNMLSIPTDCPNRDERLGWTGDIASFAATSTFNVDVTGFLDKFADDLTDAQQSNGAFTDTAPYVCCGAGTAGWGDAGVIVPYTMWQRFGDTKVIDDHFTAMTRWVDYLRSTAAADLIRDQGGYGDWLNVNDDTARNVISTAFFAHSARMVSQMAAATGHTAEASSYGTLADQVAAAFTSRFVAGDGTVSGNTQTGYVLALAFGLLPSNLVAPAVNKLVAKVAASGGHLTVGFLGVENLLPVLADNGRADIAYQILLQTSYPGWGYMLSRGATTIWERWDGIRTDGSFQDVGMNSFNHYGLGSAGDFLYRQVGGLGPASPGYQSLLVAPRPGGGLSSAKSAYETPYGQAVSDWTSSGGTFTLRVTVPAGVTALVKVPATSAAVVSAPAQAVPFGYGSGAASYYLPSGSYTFTAPA
- a CDS encoding GNAT family N-acetyltransferase produces the protein MEELSDLTTRWVHGWVAARSLPAPEDLGDGWRVLCHQPGRDIEIFARHADHDPASVARLAARVADTAQTTWLTVPTTRPEQTASLLQDHGLTLLKRNEQLMTADLRAQAHHDVPAPYRLHLEPSASGLYVEVRDPAAEVAARGAVGLTRDGAVIDRILTWPDHRRRGLANAVMSALADGALRQGIGSGLLIASEDGQRLYTALGWTAAAHVLIATAPGMVRPQD
- a CDS encoding DUF6529 family protein, translated to MSQAPARNSARLLLPLLIGALVSVALGVYGANHRGASVVFRVSGFEHLIVVKSWLATVVTVFALVQLVSALAMYGRIRAITPAPWISTVHRWSGRIAFFAAVPIGVFCLYGIGFQHYDTRVLLHSLLGCLFFGVFTVKMLVLTRPGLAGWVLPAVGGTVFTVLVATILTSAAWYFSTR